In the Channa argus isolate prfri chromosome 19, Channa argus male v1.0, whole genome shotgun sequence genome, GAGGGAAATGACGTCAAGCCTGTCTTATTCATGGTCCCTGAATATTCATTGTCAAGGTCTTATATCGATTCTAAGTAGCAGAGTCCTTTTTCGGagtcaagtcttgccacagcgCAATCAGTGTAAACAGCATAAAGTTCCCACTCTGATATTTTAAACCTGTCTTAGGTTGAGGATTCAAGTGTTCTCCCCTATTATAAACAGTGTACAACAGAGGCAATGCATGTTGTGTCTGAGCAGTTTTCACTCAACATGGCCATCTGCTACCGCTAGTAGCTTTATCGGAAGAAAGTGCCAACTTTCTTATGTGGAAATGCaagtttttcactttaaaaagtgCAATATTTCTACTTAatgtgtaaaactaaaaaattattACTTTAGTGTAATAATTTATGCAATGTAACATGGCAGTCATAATTGTGTATGTGGAAACTGTATTCGTCttctaaaatgaatttaaataaaaatgttaaaatttttattttaaatttgcaaacGTAAAGAACTGAGGCTTTGTGCATATGTTTATAGTATGGAGTAGCTTATCATTGAAGCTTTATAGCAAGATGACAGCGAGAGAGCACAAGTGTTGCAGCACTGCCACCTTGTGGGACAGTAAAACATATAAAGTAGTTtgcaattcaaaacattttgcaagATATTTACCAGAGAGTGAGGGCTTCTGGGAGTGAAGAGCAGATGGGACGCTGACAATCAAACGTTGATCCTCAGGAACAGGAAGCTTTGACGTCTCTGAGGAGCTGAAAGTAGTTGAACAAGTCCAAGAACATGAATTGGGTATGTTTCATTTAGTGTGATAGCATAAACTATACAAAAACTGACAAAGAGTCAAACATTTTACACCTTAGAGAGCTGTCTGTGGAAGAACGATATCGGCCCAGCACCAGCACTTCATAGGGCTTCTTGTGAGGTGAATCCAGTGGAAACACAAACTGTCCAGATGTGGTCACCTGGAGGAAAAGAGTAAACCCATAAAACTAAAATCACAGAACTAGGTCAGATATAAGAGCTAAATATATTCAATGTTCTGTACCTTCACCCAGAACCATTCGGCTACAAAGTCTACCCCCCAGTGTGGATACAGCTCATCACGGACAAAACGTAGGTGGCTGGGCCGGTTTGTGACCCAGGTCACCACTAAGCAGTTTGAAGATGCCAGCAGAGGTATCGGGAGCCGTTTCAGCTGGGATGAGGGCAAAAAACTGTACCTTCATTGAGGAAATAGAATTTATAAGTTAGGACCAATAATATGTcagtaacattttcaaaaagccacaacattaactgCTATCATGTAGATTAAAATATATGAAGTACAAATAAATCCTTTATCCAAGTGCCAATAAAAACAGCTGTGGCTCAGCCAGAAAAGCAAGTTTTCCTGCAGGCTTGGGTTTATGTcaacaacaatatttaaaacaatgccTTTTTTCATGAGCCAAAGTAAATATAATGCCTTTATCTGTTTTTCTCCCATGATTTTAGTTTCTTGTAATTTTGTAACATGCACATTTGACCCCTgaagatcaataaagttgtgTATGTCTTCCAACTTAATGCTTTCTTGAAGGCTTTGATGCTAAATTACCTGCGACTTCTTTTCACTGACTTGTTCTCCCACGGTGGATCCATTACTATCAGGTCATACTTTTTTCCATCTGTGTGAACATTAAGCAACCATGTCAGTctggaaaaatatttaatctgtTCTTCTTGTCAAGATGAGTCACACTAGAATTATTGATTCATGGCATAGTGATTTGATTTCTGAGCACATTTACACTCTCGTtcccacatgcacacaatggCTACAGCTGTAAGGCATTTTGTCAAATCACATGGcctaaaaattttttttcagttctcaGATATACTTATATGACCACTGTACTCACAGTAGACAAGTGGTTGCATCTGTGTGAAATCAGACAGCAGGAAGGCTGTGTGTCGTGGTATTACATAATCCTCTCCCATTAGCGTAGCAACTGCAGCCGAGTCCCCCTTGTTTTCTGTTACCCGTGAGAACAAGTCAACATGGGATGTAGAGCCATCCGCAGCAACAAGGGACTGAACGCTCTCCTCCTGCTCTTCATTGTCCACTAGAGGAAGCTCTTTAGCCATTTCGCAAAGTGCAGCAAGTCTACACTCCTCAGGAGGAACAGGGCCTTTGACTGTGTCTATCACTCCATTTAGATATCCAAGGGATTGGGCAGAATCCACCAAGGACTTGGTTCCCTCCATGATGACTGATCTAATCTGTATCACAACATATTACAGAGATTACTCAAGCAGAATTGTGTACTAAACTTAAAACATGACTAGCAGAGGTTTGCTGAGGCAGAgatgcatttgttatttttgaaattaaactTGTAGAACTCATTATTTGTGGACGTAAGGAAGAAGTCAgattagtattatttttttattctattagccagtaatttaattattaaatgtatttattaataattatttcactatattcagattattaaaataaagtataacCTGCAAATAATTGGTGAGGTTTTATAAAGCTGCATTATAAGCTGCATATAGTTCAACTATAAGTAGTTGAACATGtataaagggaaatttaacattATCCCAACCGTGACCTGCGTCAccaatatttttcttaaaaggCCAATTTAGCATTTCACATATTAGGCTCAcaataaaaagttatttaaaaaaaaaaggataaactaATTCTGTTAACtaattcttctttttcatcCATGTATTGATTTCCCTCGTCAAACCCTCAGTGCAACTAAACCATGTGGTGCTAGCAGTAGTAAGTCCACCCTTGAGCTGCTAGGTTCATGTAGAAATAAAGAGTAAGACAAAAGGGACGTCTTGTAttgctgttacaatgatattatatcatgaaggTAGGGCATTtgagtagaagcatgcaatggtaatttcttcatctccatcaatttattgaaacaaaagttAACAACAGTGGTGGATATACCACACCaagaaaatgtcaatgtctcaataacttgtcgaTTATTAGGTTATTCacgatgtcaaaatgtgaacagcatgacgAAGAGGACTGTTGAAATACAAACATCAATCACTGAACCCTTGAACCATTTTGCACAATGTGATTTTTGCCGTTAGTCACCTTGTTAGACAACAGCATGCTATGCGATGAGTACTGACAcaaacagttggacatgtgcattcaaaagtttccagaaggtcaaattaagtccACCTGTACAGCTTATAGTGCATTGCAGCTTACCTTTTCATGGGACACCTGCAAATCAATTTCTCCATTGTTGAGTTCACTGTGTTTTCGCTTTCTCTTCTGAAACAAATGTTATTCGGTGGTATGCACAAGAAAGAAACAAGCATTCAGGTTGCAATTATAAACGAAAATGCTTACATTTGTCTAATACTATAGCTGAAGTTGACCCCTCCACTAAAAAAGATAATGCTGACCTACAAGATATTTACATCAATAATCGGGCAAGAAAATGTTGTAACTTCAGGTACCCTATATAATAAGGAAAATATTATGCATTGTGTTGCATTAATTTGAGGTGGGAGACCAGTTTCACTGAATGGTTAAATTCATTTATATGACAAGATGCTGAGCTGTTTGATTCAGGTTAAACTTTGTCCTGGTGAATAGTGGTGTGGGCATAGAGGGCAAAAGAGCTCAAGACCCCCAAAGAGTTAATTTATTTCACTGCAAACTTGGTAGGAATTTGCAACAATGAAGCAGGCGATTAAGTACTGTATATATCTGATTTGGTGTGAATGCTAAGATTTGTAATTCTTGCCTAAAAAGCGATAATTTTATAATGACTATTTTTCCTTCTCTAGGCAATTCAACTAGGTACAAGTATCTAAAATGTGTACTTTTAGCACAGTCGATGAGCACGTAGTCACTTTCAACCAGTGACAAGAATCGACAGGAGACAGCTTGCAGAGCAAGAGATACCTTTGATGGCTTCACTGTTTTCTGCACCACGCCCTCGTTTCCATTCTCCAAAACGGCGCTAGCATTTACACTATAATGACTctgtaaaatctgaaaacattgttttttgaaGCAGCATTTGACATGGGACTTGTAATTATCTTTATATCGGACGCATCGCTCACAGCCTTGATCAATGAGTGAACGAGCATCCAAAACCCAGCCACGGCTGTTCTGCACCACCACGGACATTGTTAAACTTGTCTAAGCTTTGCGATCAAGGGCTTAATCTATTTTGGTTATAGActtgtgtaaaaacacacatgtccCGCTCAAAAGCAACAACGAgtataaaacacagcagcttttctacaaaacaatatttaacgTTTCTGCAGCGCAAAACAGGGGTAGCGTGATAAGTTTCGCTTTGCGGAAATAGAATTGCACGTTTGTAGCCCCCAACGACCTTCCGTAGTGGTAATGCTGCGTTCACGTAGGTTGGCAAAATAGGAAACGCTCATGCAAATATCAAATTTACATTTGGGCGTATTCCTGCACGATTTTGAAGAAACTGGCCAACGTGCAAATATTCTTATCgagcaaaataaaactaaattatcaattttaaacagtttgaaGTGTGTGAAGTGTCGGCGATGTGAACAGTTGCTGCTACTCTCTTCCCGCTTGAACGCAGCAGAGGAGGGGTAAACTGAAGACTCTGAACCCTGAGTGGCAGACTGCAGGGATTGTGTGTACAAAAGTGGGTTTCAAAGAGGGAACGGGAACTCATACTGCAGTGCAGTCAACTTTTGGACATGTTACATGTTCTACAGCGACAAAGACGCGCATCAATTTTAATGTAGCACGTAGGTTAACGTAGCTAGCTGGCTGAGTTGTACGGCTGAGAAGATGTTTCAATCGGGCTTTCAGAGCCGCTCAGCTCCGTCCTCTTCGGGGGAaggcagaaacagaaaagctgtCCGTGTTTATGATTGCCGCTTCGAAAGTAAGAAGTCTCAGGGGAAAGAGATGGATACAAGTGGTTTGGACTACAATGGCTTTCTTCGAGAACTGCGGAAGGTAATATTTGCTATCTAACTCTAATCTGTTTGCAGGTGGACGGGGTGATTCAGAGATAATTACCTGGTTACCAACGTGGGATGGTGGGGTGATCCAAAAGTTTGAGTAAATCTTGAATTTAgggctgcagctttaaattgtttatgttATGGTAtaaatgtctgtctgttttattattctgtctaaaaatgaatacaaactccaaaaaaaaaaaaaaaaaaaaaaatgaaattacaagGTGGAGCTTTGCCCGATATTGTACTGTTATAATTAGATTATTCATAGAATCCATACAGATTGATTATACTTGCGctatagtgtgtttgtgtgtctgtgtgtgtgtgtgtgtgtgtgtgtgtgtgtgtgtgtgtgtgtgtgtttcctcaaaCGAGTAAATGCGTATCTCCATAAAACAAGTCAAGGCTACAATTTAGTACAGCTACTATTGTAGTAATACGATAGAGTGCGAATCAATTCATTTAATTTGGCTTCTGTTCAAACTACATATTTTTTCAAGTGACTGCATGTTACAGAAGTGAATTCTGTCAGGTACTACGCTTAACTTCATTTTATGAAGTTGTTGTATTCCACTTTCACTTTACAACAATGTGGAGGGAAATATTGCACACATTtgacaatttcattttttttcctgatgcATAATCTTACAAAATATGCATCAATGATAATAATCCAGGAAAATCATCTCTTATTCTGAAATGAACTACTTTAtaatactttacttttactgagTACTTTTCCAACCACTAGTGTTTTGCAAGTCAAAGcggaataaaacaaaacagatgctgTCAGCAACACTAAACAGTCAAAACTCGTGGGGTAGGGCAGCGCccaacattttgtatttgacaaaGATGTTCTGTGTAAATAGTACACGTATTGACTTTATgctattagtttgtttttacatattacaGTCTACTGACTTTGGCACCCCTTATTGTGCAACGGCTACTTGCTTCAGTTAGGCTACTGAACGCCCTAACAATTCAGAATGTTTTTCATCGAATATTTTTACATGAGCACTGAACTGAAAAATTCTAAAACTTATGCAAGATCAGCTGGTGGTTCTACTAGAGAAGAGATCTCTGTCTGGTCGTTGCGTTTGTCTGCGAATTGTGAATTTAACTTTACTGAATCCTGATCTGAGCTGCTGTGAGACTTtgtaaacaggaaacaaaaggaaactgaGTGAGGATGCTTTGTAAATGCTTGAAAGAAATTCAAGCTTCATTTGTGGCTGCAGAACGTGCCCTTACATTTCTCAGTGGCGGCAGTCTCAGCTGCCATGGCCTAAACAAACtagaaactaaaaacaaaatccaccaaCACCATGGTGACTCACCTAGGCACTGCCTCTCCTGAGTTTTTCTATGCCCAATGGTTAACTGATGAAATGCAGTGTATCTGTTCGTAAATGTCACatgctttgtaaaaaaaaatgttacctgATTTCGACATAACAagatacacaaagacacaaggtCACTTATCAAACCAAGGGGTCTTTGGGGAACACACTTCAACATATTATTAGTTTAATATTAACTAGAATCTGGACAGTACTGTCCATCTCCCTTTTAAGCACAATGTCATGAGGGTTAATGTCTTAGCCGAGCAGGAGGGGACTTGTTAAAGTGCCGCCCACCTCAGACGGTGTTGCCTAAGTAAATGATGGGGGAAGGTTAGGAAAAGACTCTTGATACTACTCTTGCTCTGTGTCCctgcagtgtctgtctgtgtgtgtgtgtgcgcacgcgcGTATACGCCCCATTAGCATCAATCACAAACCAACGTTTCTGTCAATTGACAGATTATTTCAAATCTAAAAAGGACTAACATATAAAGTAACCACTTaccttttgtcttctttttttttcatagcaaTTTGCAATTCAATTACATGAAATATTTGTGTTGGCAACAACTGACAGAACAGTCCTGAATTTTGACAAATTTGGTGAGTAAATCAGTTCTTTTTGGTACAAATTTGTTTTGCCATAAATTAGAGAcgaacaaatgaaacaaacgcattttacattttaaaaatactgtgatTTTGAACTGTACAATTCCTTTCCTGGAAAAATTCGATCGACTTTTCTGTTCTGACTTTACTCTGCATTTGCTGTGACTCTATCTGGCAAATGTTAATTATGTTTTGTCTGATGTACATAGTTATCCATTAGATACGACAGATGTCCAATTTCTTTTGTAGAGAACCTTCAGGATGGCAGCACCCTCTATTTGTTGAAGAGTAAGGACCAAGCACTATCTGGGGCAACCGAGGAGCAAATCATGTTTATGCCTCATTATGATACAATAATCCGGTCTGGCATGTATGAGTACTATGCTAGTGAGGGCCAGCACTCATTACGTAAGTGTTGGTTCAATTTTAACACAAGTCACCCTCTTAAAGTAACGTAGTGTATTTGTACAATCGTTATGCTGCATAGTGTCGTTCATATTTCGCCGCTTTCTGTAACTTTTTTCCCAGCCTACGCGATTGCCGAGCTGGTCGACAATTCTCTTTCTGCAACAGCTAAAAACCGAGAAATGAGAAGAATAGAGATACGAATGGTTGGTTCTGCAGCTACATCTCATTTACACCTTAAGTTTTTCCCTTTACCAGGCaaacagctgtgcttttttgtttaGCTAAATCGGTGAGGCTAActacctcctcctctctttgaTATCCAGTTTTTTGATGAAACTCTTGGAAAACCTGCAATGATTGTCCTAGATAATGGACATGGAATGACCCCTAAGCATCTCAACAACTGGGCGGTGTATAGACTCTCTAAATTTATCAGAGGAGACAGCAAATGTGAAAGGTTGGTGTACTTTACTGTTAATGTTTCGATGGTCCAATGCATACTACCAGTATGGtgtatttgaatttgaaatgttttcctgttgttgttTGGTCTTTAAGCAGTAATCAAGAAGGGTATGTTCGACCCGATGATGTTCCTCGTAGTCTCAACAGTGATATATCCTACTTTGGAGTTGGAGGAAAACAGGCTGTTTTCTACATTGGAACCTCAGTCAGGGTGAGTCCTTCCGTAGCAGAGCCAGATTGATCTTTTTTGTGGGTGTGTTATTGTCCCTCCCTGCACATGGGGACACATGATGCAGTGCTTTTGTCGCCTGGATTTGTCCTTACTGTGTGTCTAAAACAAtatagcaaaaaaacaaaccctttttgaatgtttttcctATTAGATGATCAGCAAACCACTGGGCTCTCCAGATGTCCATGAGCTGGTTCTG is a window encoding:
- the mettl4 gene encoding N(6)-adenine-specific methyltransferase METTL4, with protein sequence MSVVVQNSRGWVLDARSLIDQGCERCVRYKDNYKSHVKCCFKKQCFQILQSHYSVNASAVLENGNEGVVQKTVKPSKKRKRKHSELNNGEIDLQVSHEKIRSVIMEGTKSLVDSAQSLGYLNGVIDTVKGPVPPEECRLAALCEMAKELPLVDNEEQEESVQSLVAADGSTSHVDLFSRVTENKGDSAAVATLMGEDYVIPRHTAFLLSDFTQMQPLVYYGKKYDLIVMDPPWENKSVKRSRRYSFLPSSQLKRLPIPLLASSNCLVVTWVTNRPSHLRFVRDELYPHWGVDFVAEWFWVKVTTSGQFVFPLDSPHKKPYEVLVLGRYRSSTDSSLSSSETSKLPVPEDQRLIVSVPSALHSQKPSLSEVLKSYIGAEAKCLELFARNLQPGWTSWGNEVLKFQHTNYFTVTPADDPADKEDTHAHTSNSAKEQSLS